One window of the Candidatus Neomarinimicrobiota bacterium genome contains the following:
- a CDS encoding integration host factor subunit beta yields MTKQNIVNIVSEATGLTKVETETVMNGVMATIVESLGRNERVELRGFGTFGVKHRMPKKARNPGTGEAIYLPERHVPTFKPAKHMRLHVNENLTK; encoded by the coding sequence ATGACCAAACAAAATATAGTAAATATTGTTTCAGAAGCCACCGGATTGACAAAGGTTGAAACAGAAACGGTAATGAATGGCGTAATGGCCACTATCGTTGAATCACTAGGACGGAATGAACGTGTTGAGTTACGTGGATTTGGTACATTTGGTGTTAAACATCGGATGCCCAAAAAAGCACGTAACCCTGGAACAGGTGAAGCAATATATTTACCAGAACGCCATGTGCCGACATTTAAACCGGCGAAACATATGCGTTTACACGTAAACGAAAATCTGACAAAATAA
- the xseA gene encoding exodeoxyribonuclease VII large subunit, whose translation MSQSRTALSVSEITAQIKGQIESRFSSVWVQGEISNFKHHSSGHMYFTVKDGGAELRCVMFRGFNQSIHFKPEDGMDILLQGKITVYEPRGQYQLMVQMMEPAGIGTLYLAFEALKKQLAAEGLFDEGLKKSLPSYPKKIGIVTSRTGAALRDMINILSRRAPYLEIIIRPALVQGGEAADDIIGGIKDLESLEDVNVIIIGRGGGSLEDLWAFNEEALARTISACSIPIISAVGHETDVTISDMVADLRSPTPSAAAELVAPSTDEIKMELSRNFDRLTMIIQHRLNRLWQMLDHLIDRQTLQHPRTILNRNREKLGVLTHQLSFSMNHLISLAKTKLKGFEKELTVLNPNDILNRGYSLAFKSDGSILRYADELKVGESFLLKTGQGSMEAEKKRKISTGAKGN comes from the coding sequence ATGAGCCAATCTCGTACAGCATTATCTGTTTCCGAAATTACCGCCCAGATTAAGGGGCAAATCGAATCACGCTTTTCGAGTGTTTGGGTTCAGGGTGAAATTTCAAACTTTAAGCACCATTCTTCCGGACATATGTATTTCACCGTAAAAGATGGTGGCGCAGAATTGCGCTGTGTCATGTTTCGGGGATTTAACCAATCAATCCACTTCAAACCTGAAGATGGAATGGATATCTTGCTCCAAGGGAAAATAACAGTCTACGAGCCCCGTGGCCAGTACCAATTGATGGTTCAGATGATGGAACCGGCGGGGATCGGCACATTGTACTTGGCATTCGAAGCGCTGAAAAAACAGTTGGCTGCTGAAGGATTATTCGATGAAGGTTTGAAAAAGTCATTACCATCTTATCCTAAAAAAATTGGTATTGTCACTTCTCGTACTGGGGCAGCCCTGCGAGATATGATTAATATTTTGTCCCGCCGGGCACCATATTTAGAAATTATTATAAGACCGGCATTGGTTCAGGGGGGTGAAGCAGCAGATGATATTATTGGTGGTATCAAAGATCTTGAATCTCTGGAAGATGTGAATGTTATCATCATTGGTCGCGGTGGCGGATCGTTAGAAGATTTATGGGCATTCAATGAAGAAGCGTTAGCTCGAACGATTTCTGCTTGTTCCATTCCTATTATTTCGGCTGTAGGGCATGAGACTGATGTTACCATAAGTGATATGGTGGCTGATCTTCGTTCGCCCACACCTTCTGCAGCAGCTGAATTGGTTGCGCCAAGTACTGACGAAATTAAAATGGAGTTGTCCCGAAACTTCGACCGATTAACCATGATAATTCAACATCGGTTGAATCGTCTATGGCAAATGCTCGACCACTTGATTGATCGTCAAACTTTACAGCATCCCCGTACTATTTTGAATCGTAATCGAGAAAAACTGGGTGTTCTGACTCATCAATTGAGTTTTTCCATGAATCACTTAATATCCTTGGCTAAAACGAAGCTTAAAGGATTTGAAAAAGAATTGACTGTATTGAATCCAAACGATATTCTCAACCGGGGATACAGCTTAGCTTTTAAGTCTGATGGCAGTATCCTTCGATATGCAGATGAATTAAAAGTGGGTGAATCATTTTTATTGAAAACAGGGCAAGGATCAATGGAAGCTGAGAAAAAGAGGAAGATATCCACTGGTGCTAAAGGTAATTGA
- the xseB gene encoding exodeoxyribonuclease VII small subunit: MSKQKTFEFEAVLGRLEKIVESLEGESESLEKSLTLFEEGVKLTDSLKDHLESAEQQIKVLMKDTDGKVKTEDFEG; this comes from the coding sequence ATGAGTAAACAAAAAACATTTGAATTTGAAGCAGTTTTGGGGCGCCTTGAAAAAATAGTAGAATCCCTAGAGGGAGAAAGTGAATCTCTGGAAAAAAGTTTAACTTTATTTGAAGAAGGTGTAAAACTTACCGATTCATTGAAGGATCATTTGGAATCGGCTGAGCAACAAATCAAAGTGCTTATGAAAGATACTGATGGAAAAGTAAAAACGGAGGATTTTGAAGGCTAA